A region of the Andreesenia angusta genome:
TATATCCGGTAGCTCCAAAACCTCTTCCATAGAGCTACAGAGGTAGTCTTTGGCTCTAGGCCCTATGTTCTCATCTCCTAAGTTTATAATGCCTCCCATGGCTTCTCCTTCTAGAGTGTGGCAGAATGGGAGTTCGCAAAAATCTGATTTCTCATATTTCTTCAGCTCTAAAGAAAGTCTAGCAATGCTTTCCCACTCCCTATGAGCTTCAGGAAACTTCAATCCTGTTCGCTGAGCTACTTCACTATTTACCCCTGCTGAATTGTCGTAGCTACATTTGAAGTCTACAATTTTATTCATATGCTCCCCCTTTGTTTTATTCAAACAACTTAGACATTTTTTCTCTATTTAAATCCTGTCCTATGACGACAGCTTTGCTCTCTTCACATATCCCGACGTAGCTCCAAGAGCTGCTATACTGGGAAAAGTTGAAATTCACGTATTTTCCTCTATCGGTGGTCAGAATTCCTTTAGCTCTTAAAACATGTCCATATTCTTTACTTTTTAGAGAGATCAGTAGCTCCTCTATTTCTTCTTCAGAAAAACTTTTAGTGTTCCTAGCTGAATAAGTTTCAAACGTCCTATTGGCTGGATTCGATTTTTCTGTCTCTTCTAGAGCATAGCCTTCACTTTCAGCCGAATCTATTGAGTATAGTATTTCTCCACCTTCTATCCGATACCAGTTCTCTTTGAAAATCAAGGCCTTTTCGTTATATGACTTTATCCTTGAAACTACACTTTCTACTTTCTCGTCATCTCCTTCTTCGAAGTGACTAAGCAAAATAACGTTTGCATTTTCTATTTGATCTAAAAAGAATCCTCCAAAATCTGAAATATAGTCTTCGAATCCCTTCACATCCACTATAGTTATCAGTCGTTTTAGACTTATATCAGCTTTTGAGCTTTTAGAGACTATGTCGCATATCTTG
Encoded here:
- a CDS encoding GTP-binding protein yields the protein MSIDITVVSGFLGAGKTTFLKKVISGMQGKGALIENEFGDIGIDGDMFGDELPVREIYAGCICCSVVHDFKKTLEELVSSYSLDYILIEPSGVASLSDIIKICDIVSKSSKADISLKRLITIVDVKGFEDYISDFGGFFLDQIENANVILLSHFEEGDDEKVESVVSRIKSYNEKALIFKENWYRIEGGEILYSIDSAESEGYALEETEKSNPANRTFETYSARNTKSFSEEEIEELLISLKSKEYGHVLRAKGILTTDRGKYVNFNFSQYSSSWSYVGICEESKAVVIGQDLNREKMSKLFE